A single window of Usitatibacter rugosus DNA harbors:
- a CDS encoding PQQ-dependent sugar dehydrogenase — protein MNRHAALCCALVGSLAIGFSIPASAQAPNIEKLKQMKVSGTDLNIPPVLQTGPNATAIRENLKRVKLPPGFKIDLYAIVPDARHMAVAPSTNMLFVGTRKTTVWAVTDRNSDGVADEVKAFAPSLKFSVPNGVCWTRDGFLLVIDHNRVLNFPAAEFFYEGPDVAVIEVVPQGKLIPVEEESYNHGARTCRVGKDGLLYITLGQPFNVQPREKLKIFDEWGIGGIVRMNAFDGSKREVYARGIRNSVGLEFNPKDNTLWFTDNQTDGMGDDIPAGEINRATQAGQFFGYPWIQGKTRITEFGYDKDPLPNNVTNPQVYMDAHAADLGLAFYTGNKFPAKYRGGLFSAQHGSWNRTTPIGARIMFTSLKADGTADKTEVFADGWLDAETGLYRGRPVDVAMMKDGSMLISDDFAGAIYRVVYVGEAPPAR, from the coding sequence ATGAACCGCCACGCCGCGCTTTGCTGTGCGCTGGTCGGCTCGCTCGCGATCGGATTCTCGATCCCGGCTTCCGCCCAGGCGCCCAACATCGAGAAGCTGAAGCAGATGAAGGTCTCGGGCACGGACCTGAACATCCCGCCCGTGCTGCAAACCGGACCGAATGCCACGGCGATCCGCGAGAACCTGAAGCGGGTCAAGCTGCCGCCGGGCTTCAAGATCGACCTGTACGCCATCGTCCCGGACGCACGCCACATGGCGGTCGCGCCGTCGACGAACATGCTGTTTGTCGGCACGCGGAAAACCACGGTGTGGGCGGTGACCGACCGCAACAGCGACGGCGTGGCCGACGAAGTGAAGGCGTTCGCGCCCTCGCTCAAGTTCAGCGTGCCCAACGGCGTGTGCTGGACGAGGGACGGCTTCCTCCTCGTAATCGACCACAACCGCGTGCTGAACTTCCCCGCGGCCGAGTTCTTCTATGAAGGCCCGGACGTCGCGGTGATCGAGGTGGTGCCGCAGGGCAAGCTGATCCCCGTGGAAGAGGAGTCGTACAACCACGGGGCGCGCACCTGCCGCGTGGGCAAGGACGGTCTGCTCTACATCACGCTGGGCCAGCCGTTCAACGTGCAGCCGCGCGAGAAGCTGAAGATCTTCGACGAGTGGGGCATCGGCGGCATCGTGCGCATGAACGCTTTCGACGGCAGCAAGCGCGAGGTCTACGCACGCGGCATCCGCAACTCGGTCGGCCTGGAGTTCAACCCGAAGGACAACACGCTCTGGTTCACCGACAACCAGACCGACGGGATGGGTGACGACATCCCCGCGGGCGAGATCAACCGCGCGACGCAGGCCGGCCAGTTCTTCGGCTATCCGTGGATCCAGGGCAAGACCCGCATCACCGAGTTCGGCTACGACAAGGATCCGCTGCCGAACAACGTGACGAACCCGCAGGTGTACATGGATGCGCACGCCGCGGATCTCGGGCTCGCGTTCTACACGGGCAACAAGTTCCCCGCGAAGTACCGCGGCGGGCTCTTCAGCGCGCAGCACGGCTCTTGGAACCGCACGACGCCGATCGGGGCCCGCATCATGTTCACCAGCCTCAAGGCCGATGGCACCGCCGACAAGACGGAAGTCTTCGCCGACGGCTGGCTCGACGCCGAGACGGGCCTGTATCGCGGGCGCCCGGTGGACGTGGCGATGATGAAGGACGGCTCGATGCTCATCTCCGACGACTTCGCGGGCGCCATCTACCGCGTCGTCTACGTCGGCGAGGCGCCGCCCGCCCGGTGA
- a CDS encoding c-type cytochrome translates to MRRAVSILLVAALSGAAAAAPPEKARLCVACHGVEGLSVQPDAPNLAGQPEIYVRDQLRAYRSGKRTHEVMGVIAKPLTDAEIAELAAYYSAIAIELKKKP, encoded by the coding sequence GTGAGGCGAGCGGTATCCATCCTGCTGGTCGCGGCGCTCTCGGGCGCCGCGGCCGCAGCTCCTCCTGAAAAGGCCAGGCTGTGCGTCGCCTGCCACGGCGTGGAAGGCCTGAGCGTCCAGCCGGACGCACCCAACCTCGCGGGACAACCCGAGATCTACGTGCGTGACCAGCTGCGTGCCTATCGCAGCGGCAAGCGCACGCACGAGGTGATGGGCGTGATCGCGAAGCCGCTCACCGACGCGGAGATCGCCGAGCTGGCCGCGTATTATTCGGCCATCGCCATCGAGCTGAAGAAGAAGCCTTGA
- a CDS encoding TonB-dependent receptor family protein, producing the protein MKGSLALTAAFAALPVAAQSPGAEDPVPLDPIVVTATRGETRVFDTPASVSVVDGSVIRLAGPQVNLSEALSRVPGLTILNRQNYAQDLQLSIRGFGSRSTFGIRGVRLVVDGIPATMPDGQGQASNIMLSSTSRIEVLRGPLALLYGNSAGGVVQAFSEAGSPQPTLTAGGSIGSYDAQRYDLQFSGSSGAHAYTVDAATFSTDGYRDHSEARRDQLNAKWRWDVSGATRLETVVNVLDQPHSLDPLGLTRAQWEENPRQAPAIAYTQDASKTVRQKQVGTVLEHAFDDRTQFTARAYVGQRDLENALSTPLANQVAPTSAGGIVVFERIYAGAAAQVARRFTWDAGIGGRVVAGLEYDRMEEDRQGYINNAGQRGALKRDEDNTVYNGDAFVLATLDLGERWSLAGGARYSGVHFKTQDHYIAPGNPDDSGSLDFTSTSPALGLTWHAAPSVNVYANAGRGFESPTFTELAYRNGASGLNTSLNASKSRHGELGVKWRVGAHAIDAAVYEIRTRDEIVVDTNVGGRSTFRNAGGTTRRGAEISANGPLGGDLRYTLSATRLDATFDSGGFLPATPDKSAFAELAWVPRAWPGLQAGVEVVHTGRLFVNDANEDSAPSVTVTNLRLAYTWRFGDWEATALARLENATDRNYAGSVIVNEANRRFFEPAPPRNAMGSLTVRYRF; encoded by the coding sequence TTGAAGGGTTCCCTTGCGTTGACCGCGGCGTTCGCCGCGTTGCCGGTTGCGGCCCAGTCACCGGGCGCAGAAGATCCGGTTCCCCTCGATCCGATTGTCGTCACCGCAACGCGCGGCGAGACGCGCGTGTTCGACACGCCCGCCTCGGTGAGCGTCGTCGACGGCTCGGTGATCCGCCTCGCGGGCCCGCAGGTGAACCTCTCCGAGGCGCTCTCGCGCGTGCCCGGCCTCACGATCCTGAATCGCCAGAACTACGCGCAGGATCTCCAGCTCTCGATCCGCGGCTTCGGTTCGCGCTCGACCTTCGGCATCCGCGGTGTGCGCCTCGTCGTCGACGGCATTCCCGCGACCATGCCGGACGGCCAGGGCCAGGCGTCGAACATCATGCTGTCGTCCACGAGCCGCATCGAGGTGCTGCGCGGCCCGCTCGCACTCCTCTACGGGAACTCGGCCGGCGGGGTCGTGCAGGCCTTCTCCGAGGCCGGCTCGCCGCAACCGACGCTGACCGCGGGCGGCTCGATCGGCTCCTATGACGCACAGCGCTACGACCTGCAGTTCTCCGGATCCAGCGGAGCGCATGCCTACACGGTCGACGCCGCGACGTTCTCCACCGACGGCTATCGCGACCACAGCGAGGCGCGCCGCGACCAGCTGAACGCCAAGTGGCGCTGGGACGTGAGCGGGGCCACGCGGCTGGAGACCGTGGTGAACGTGCTGGACCAGCCGCATTCGCTCGATCCTCTCGGGCTCACGCGCGCGCAGTGGGAGGAGAACCCGCGCCAGGCTCCCGCGATCGCCTACACGCAGGACGCGAGCAAGACCGTGCGCCAGAAGCAGGTGGGCACGGTGCTCGAGCATGCGTTCGACGACCGCACGCAATTCACCGCGCGGGCCTACGTGGGCCAGCGCGATCTCGAGAACGCGCTCTCCACGCCGCTGGCGAACCAGGTCGCGCCGACTTCGGCGGGCGGCATCGTCGTGTTCGAGCGCATCTATGCCGGTGCAGCCGCGCAGGTCGCGCGCCGCTTCACCTGGGATGCCGGAATCGGCGGGCGCGTCGTGGCGGGCCTCGAGTACGACCGCATGGAAGAGGATCGCCAGGGCTACATCAACAACGCCGGCCAGCGCGGGGCGTTGAAGCGCGACGAGGACAACACCGTCTACAACGGCGACGCATTCGTGCTCGCCACGCTCGACCTCGGCGAGCGCTGGAGCTTGGCCGGCGGTGCCCGCTACAGCGGCGTTCACTTCAAGACGCAGGACCACTACATCGCGCCCGGCAACCCCGACGACAGCGGCTCGCTCGACTTCACCTCGACCAGCCCCGCGCTCGGGCTCACCTGGCACGCCGCGCCGTCGGTGAATGTCTACGCCAACGCCGGGCGCGGCTTCGAGTCGCCGACCTTCACCGAGCTCGCGTATCGCAACGGGGCATCGGGCCTCAACACCAGCCTCAACGCCTCCAAGAGCCGCCACGGCGAGCTGGGTGTGAAGTGGCGCGTCGGCGCGCACGCAATCGATGCGGCCGTGTACGAGATCCGCACGCGCGACGAGATCGTCGTCGACACCAACGTCGGCGGCCGCTCGACCTTTCGCAACGCCGGCGGGACCACGCGGCGCGGCGCGGAGATCTCGGCCAATGGACCGCTCGGCGGCGACCTGCGCTACACCCTCTCCGCCACGCGCCTGGATGCCACGTTCGACAGCGGCGGCTTCCTTCCGGCCACGCCCGACAAGAGCGCGTTCGCCGAGCTTGCGTGGGTGCCGCGCGCCTGGCCCGGCCTGCAGGCCGGCGTCGAGGTCGTGCACACCGGGCGCCTCTTCGTGAACGATGCGAACGAGGACAGCGCGCCGTCGGTCACCGTGACCAACCTGCGCCTCGCCTATACGTGGCGCTTCGGCGACTGGGAGGCCACGGCCCTGGCTCGTCTCGAGAACGCGACCGATCGCAACTACGCGGGCTCGGTGATCGTGAACGAGGCCAATCGACGCTTCTTCGAACCGGCGCCGCCGCGCAACGCCATGGGATCGCTCACGGTTCGTTATCGTTTCTAG
- a CDS encoding GNAT family N-acetyltransferase yields the protein MATERWTNEEGKALTLRPLVPADFDIAREALRRLSPRSRYLRFFIRAWKPNDERLRKTVDPDPKLAHALIVTAEDAGREIAVGAGQFFVVAPGDRAEFALLLADEWQGSGIGTRMLRALVDEARRRGLRELFGEILAGNAAMLALARKVGFSVTPHPGDRGIRVASLALAPGSDPGSES from the coding sequence ATGGCCACCGAGCGCTGGACGAACGAGGAGGGCAAGGCGCTCACCCTGCGCCCGCTGGTCCCTGCCGACTTCGACATCGCCCGCGAGGCCCTGCGGCGGCTGTCGCCGCGCTCGCGCTACCTGCGCTTCTTCATCCGCGCCTGGAAGCCGAACGACGAGCGCCTGCGCAAGACCGTCGATCCCGATCCGAAGCTGGCCCACGCACTCATCGTGACGGCCGAGGACGCCGGCCGCGAGATCGCCGTGGGCGCGGGCCAGTTCTTCGTCGTCGCTCCGGGGGACCGCGCCGAGTTCGCGCTGCTGCTGGCCGACGAGTGGCAGGGCAGCGGCATCGGCACGCGCATGTTGCGGGCCTTGGTCGACGAGGCGCGGCGGCGGGGACTACGCGAGCTCTTCGGAGAGATCCTCGCGGGCAATGCCGCGATGCTGGCGCTCGCCCGCAAGGTGGGTTTCTCCGTCACGCCCCATCCCGGCGACCGGGGCATCCGCGTAGCGAGCCTCGCGCTTGCTCCCGGAAGCGATCCTGGAAGCGAATCCTAG
- a CDS encoding sigma 54-interacting transcriptional regulator, with the protein MSKEGKASLLLVDDDPDLLRLLSIRLKANGYAVTAVESGQRALASISHSRPELVLTDLRMDGMDGMALFQEIQASYPGLPVIILTAHGSIPEAVTAVNRGVFGYLTKPYDADELLAQIERALTLHGGALRSGGGQVWREDLVTRSSLMEDLLAKAQRVAAGDASILIQGESGTGKELLARAIHRASPRANHAFVAINCGAIPETLLESELFGHTKGSFTGAIADQRGLFVAADKGTLFLDEIGDMPLALQVKLLRVIETREVRPIGATRAIPFDVRIISATHRDLAREKETGGFREDLYYRLNVVTLRLPSLAERPEDIPMLADHFLEKLAPRYGREKSAFAPEALELLVKAKWPGNVRQLYNVVEQSIALCPTQIIPQAFVEQAIQVEMHEMTSFEDARKRFERDYLTRILKLTKGSVTQAAKLARRNRTEFYKLLQRHGIEAALFKPDVK; encoded by the coding sequence ATGTCGAAGGAAGGCAAGGCTTCGCTGCTGCTGGTCGACGACGATCCGGATCTCCTCCGGCTCCTCTCCATTCGCCTGAAGGCCAACGGATACGCGGTGACGGCGGTCGAGAGCGGGCAGCGCGCGCTCGCGTCCATCTCGCACTCGCGTCCCGAGCTCGTGCTCACGGATCTGCGCATGGACGGCATGGACGGCATGGCGCTCTTCCAGGAGATCCAGGCCTCTTATCCCGGGTTGCCGGTGATCATCCTCACCGCGCACGGATCGATTCCCGAAGCCGTGACCGCCGTGAATCGCGGCGTCTTCGGCTACCTCACCAAGCCCTACGATGCCGACGAGCTGCTGGCGCAGATCGAGCGCGCGCTCACCCTGCATGGCGGGGCGCTGCGCTCCGGCGGCGGCCAGGTGTGGCGCGAGGATCTCGTCACGCGCTCCTCGCTGATGGAAGACCTGCTCGCGAAGGCGCAGCGTGTTGCCGCGGGCGACGCGAGCATCCTCATCCAGGGCGAGAGCGGCACGGGCAAGGAATTGCTCGCGCGAGCCATCCATCGCGCCAGCCCGCGCGCCAACCATGCCTTCGTCGCGATCAACTGCGGCGCCATCCCCGAGACGCTGCTGGAGAGCGAGCTCTTCGGCCACACCAAGGGCTCGTTCACGGGCGCGATCGCCGACCAGCGCGGCCTGTTCGTCGCGGCCGACAAGGGAACGCTGTTCCTCGACGAGATCGGCGACATGCCGCTCGCCCTCCAGGTGAAGCTGCTGCGCGTGATCGAGACGCGCGAGGTCCGGCCCATCGGCGCCACGCGCGCCATTCCGTTCGACGTGCGCATCATCTCCGCGACCCATCGCGACCTCGCGCGCGAGAAGGAGACGGGCGGCTTCCGCGAGGATCTCTACTACCGGCTGAACGTCGTCACGCTGCGCCTGCCTTCGCTCGCCGAACGGCCCGAAGACATCCCGATGCTCGCCGATCATTTCCTCGAGAAGCTCGCGCCGCGCTATGGACGCGAGAAGTCCGCGTTCGCGCCGGAAGCGCTCGAGCTCCTCGTGAAGGCGAAGTGGCCGGGCAACGTGCGCCAGCTCTACAACGTGGTCGAGCAGTCGATCGCGCTCTGCCCGACGCAGATCATCCCGCAGGCCTTCGTCGAGCAGGCCATTCAAGTGGAAATGCACGAGATGACGTCGTTCGAGGACGCGAGGAAGCGCTTCGAGCGCGACTACCTCACGCGCATCCTCAAGCTCACCAAGGGAAGCGTCACGCAGGCGGCGAAACTCGCGCGGCGCAACCGCACGGAGTTCTACAAACTGCTGCAGCGCCACGGCATCGAGGCCGCGCTTTTCAAGCCGGACGTCAAATGA
- a CDS encoding sensor histidine kinase: MRLTYPRSFLSLLLIGFTIVAAPLLFALFSNAVAFERLAAISEQAVLSAVKVTQSSRALTGNVTALERSARQYAVAGEATFLEAYRANRSAFQGAVKQLEEMALTDEQRGELTSLSRQEESIAAAIGRSAPTPDLSIRLASEFAQLSTRAQALVRLGDLVIDEGIEELRVQAVKSRNRVFWLMIAMIPTAILLIASFTFLIAKPISQVSAGIRGLGEGQFARPIRIEGPGDMVRLGEQLDWLRERLVTLEAQKTRFLQHLSHELKTPLTALREGSDLLFSGVVGNLNPEQREIARILQENSIELRRLIEGLLNYSAVHHQASYIDAKIVQLREVVRRVVNDRKLALVAKGIRIELNCENVTAFCDEEKVRVLLDNLMSNAVRFSPERGLISIKLYKDAADAVFEVLDEGPGIPESERDKVFDAFFRGTDAPVSAIKGSGLGLSIVKEYVQLHKGQVEILEGPGAHFRIRIPRKRDMEEAA, encoded by the coding sequence ATGAGGCTCACCTATCCGCGCTCCTTCCTGTCGCTGCTGCTGATCGGCTTCACGATCGTGGCCGCACCGCTGCTCTTCGCGCTCTTCTCGAATGCCGTCGCGTTCGAGCGGCTGGCCGCGATCTCCGAGCAGGCGGTGCTCTCGGCGGTGAAGGTGACGCAATCGTCTCGCGCGCTCACGGGGAACGTGACGGCGCTCGAGCGCTCGGCCCGCCAGTACGCGGTCGCCGGCGAGGCGACGTTCCTGGAGGCCTACCGCGCCAACCGTTCGGCGTTCCAGGGCGCGGTGAAGCAGCTGGAGGAAATGGCGCTCACGGACGAGCAGCGCGGTGAGCTCACGTCGCTCTCCCGTCAGGAAGAGTCGATCGCCGCCGCCATCGGCCGCAGTGCACCCACGCCGGATCTTTCGATTCGCCTCGCGAGCGAGTTCGCGCAGCTCTCCACGCGTGCCCAGGCCCTGGTGCGCCTCGGCGACCTCGTCATCGACGAGGGCATCGAGGAGCTGCGGGTCCAAGCCGTCAAGTCCCGCAACCGCGTCTTCTGGCTGATGATCGCGATGATCCCCACCGCCATCCTGCTCATCGCGTCGTTCACCTTCCTCATCGCGAAGCCGATCTCACAGGTGAGCGCGGGCATCCGCGGGCTGGGCGAGGGACAGTTCGCGCGTCCGATCCGCATCGAAGGCCCGGGCGACATGGTGCGGCTCGGCGAGCAGCTCGATTGGCTGCGGGAGCGCCTCGTGACGCTCGAGGCGCAGAAGACGCGCTTCCTGCAGCACCTCTCGCACGAGCTGAAGACGCCGCTCACGGCGCTGCGCGAGGGCTCCGACCTCCTCTTCTCCGGCGTGGTGGGAAATTTGAATCCGGAGCAGCGCGAGATCGCGCGCATCCTGCAGGAGAACTCGATCGAGCTGCGCCGCCTGATCGAGGGCCTGCTCAACTACAGCGCCGTCCACCACCAGGCCTCGTACATCGACGCGAAGATCGTGCAGCTGCGCGAGGTGGTCCGCCGCGTCGTCAACGACCGGAAGCTCGCGCTGGTGGCGAAGGGAATCCGAATCGAGCTCAACTGCGAGAACGTCACCGCGTTCTGCGACGAAGAGAAGGTCCGCGTGCTCCTCGACAACCTGATGTCCAACGCCGTGCGGTTCTCCCCCGAGCGCGGCCTCATCTCGATCAAGCTCTACAAGGATGCCGCCGACGCGGTGTTCGAAGTGCTCGACGAAGGCCCGGGCATCCCGGAATCCGAGCGCGACAAGGTCTTCGACGCCTTCTTCCGCGGGACCGACGCGCCCGTCTCCGCGATCAAGGGCAGCGGCCTGGGCCTGTCGATCGTGAAGGAGTACGTGCAGCTCCACAAAGGGCAGGTGGAGATCCTGGAAGGCCCCGGAGCGCACTTCCGCATCCGCATTCCCCGGAAGAGAGACATGGAGGAGGCCGCATGA
- a CDS encoding DUF3460 family protein encodes MYESEATKFLKELLAHNPQLEEQRRKLRATWWDRPQDLETARERRESDSPASSYVYFPHPK; translated from the coding sequence ATGTACGAATCCGAAGCCACGAAGTTCCTCAAGGAATTGCTCGCCCACAATCCGCAGCTGGAGGAGCAGCGTCGCAAGCTCCGTGCCACCTGGTGGGACCGCCCGCAGGACCTCGAGACCGCCCGGGAGCGGCGCGAGTCGGATTCGCCCGCCTCGTCGTACGTCTACTTTCCCCACCCGAAGTAG
- the serB gene encoding phosphoserine phosphatase SerB, protein MTTDLVIQGEDVPTPDLKRLHAIAHGDFIQRAGEAFRITGADPATRTAVAEHCAEAKLDWAFVPAGRKLADFGLLAMDMDSTLISIECIDEIADFAGRKAEVAAVTAAAMRGEIDWPESLRQRVAQLAGLEESVLRRVYDERLRFNPGAEKLIAAARAAGVTTLLVSGGFTYFTDRVRDRLSLDHAYSNVLVIEGGKLAGTTTGPLVDARGKAAHVARVAASLTLPRDRILAIGDGANDLPMMAEAGTSIAYHAKAVVKAQATYALDFVGLDGVLGLFPGT, encoded by the coding sequence ATGACGACCGACCTCGTGATCCAGGGCGAAGACGTCCCCACGCCGGATCTCAAGCGGCTGCACGCGATCGCGCATGGGGATTTCATCCAGCGCGCGGGCGAGGCCTTCCGCATCACGGGGGCGGATCCTGCGACGCGTACAGCGGTGGCCGAGCATTGCGCCGAAGCGAAGCTCGACTGGGCCTTCGTGCCCGCGGGCCGCAAGCTCGCCGACTTCGGCCTGCTCGCGATGGACATGGATTCGACGCTGATCTCGATCGAGTGCATCGACGAGATCGCCGACTTCGCCGGCCGCAAGGCGGAGGTGGCCGCCGTCACGGCCGCGGCGATGCGCGGCGAGATCGACTGGCCGGAGAGCCTGCGCCAGCGTGTGGCCCAATTGGCCGGCCTCGAAGAGTCGGTTCTCCGCCGCGTGTACGACGAGCGCCTGCGCTTCAACCCGGGCGCCGAGAAGCTCATCGCCGCCGCTCGCGCCGCGGGCGTCACCACGTTGCTCGTCTCCGGCGGCTTCACCTATTTCACCGACCGCGTGCGCGATCGCCTCTCGCTCGATCACGCCTATTCCAACGTGCTGGTGATCGAAGGCGGCAAGCTCGCCGGAACGACCACCGGCCCGCTGGTCGATGCGCGCGGCAAGGCCGCCCATGTGGCACGCGTCGCGGCTTCGCTCACGCTGCCGCGCGACCGTATCCTCGCGATCGGCGACGGCGCCAACGACCTGCCGATGATGGCCGAAGCCGGGACCAGCATCGCCTATCACGCGAAGGCGGTGGTGAAGGCGCAAGCCACCTACGCCCTCGACTTCGTGGGGCTGGACGGCGTGCTGGGCTTGTTTCCCGGGACGTGA